Proteins encoded by one window of bacterium:
- a CDS encoding archease encodes MKPDYELIEHTADIFIKAYGQTLAEAYAAVAEAMFLQMVDETEIAEIEEVVLTIDGLDSEQLLVSFLSELIVVHETRNLVLGRIEVQLTSDHQLIARCWGEKFDEQKHRHGLMFKAVSYHLMEIVPPSGDSPAYVKVLFDI; translated from the coding sequence ATGAAGCCGGACTATGAACTGATCGAGCACACGGCGGACATTTTCATCAAAGCGTACGGCCAGACTTTGGCCGAAGCGTATGCGGCCGTTGCAGAAGCGATGTTTCTGCAGATGGTTGATGAGACCGAAATTGCGGAGATCGAAGAAGTTGTGTTGACCATAGACGGCCTGGACAGCGAGCAGTTGCTGGTATCGTTTTTGTCCGAACTGATTGTGGTTCATGAGACTCGGAATCTGGTACTGGGGCGGATCGAGGTTCAGTTGACCTCAGACCATCAGTTGATAGCCCGATGCTGGGGGGAGAAATTCGATGAACAAAAGCACCGGCATGGTCTGATGTTTAAGGCGGTTTCCTATCATCTGATGGAGATCGTCCCCCCTTCCGGCGACAGCCCGGCGTACGTGAAAGTTCTTTTCGATATTTAG